A stretch of Besnoitia besnoiti strain Bb-Ger1 chromosome V, whole genome shotgun sequence DNA encodes these proteins:
- a CDS encoding putative aminopeptidase N (encoded by transcript BESB_062170), translated as MRRSFPLVSRSFSSLARQHGAAVRRKRGDKDEGSARGVLAMCKEVSWRSLGALLLRSRSSFSCVRVFGAAEKEEGASTRAKREEEIGSVEQELLSSSFAAEERGSRLDGGLLRAHYRSLWLKNAAAAAADGKGARGTRRRTPSRGVACVRGFGGGLIARRQERNETENTQESFEPAFPVLSNLSVFQRTTGRAALPQNERAKSPVDASQRTPTRSASLAEGVTGTGCMYTSSQLSPLRSLSFSPPQPAGTDTLRSFATEVKPLECRTTKNHENLCLGHTRESEDLAADQRAQDEVFTPTPAIVGLSSFPSTRFSAPSHFFSPLSRDHLSEWCASASTPSAKSSPLRASGRSHVTSSAGLVESTSALTPASFPPSQTCASLSAPRSLLFSRPSAALLTVACCVLTSSCPSLPVAASGCTQHSLSTLAASSPVLRFLSSPAFRLGRPEQQLPSSASQEAACRRPGVDAVNRRTSFLVSAARQQVSPFARSVSHGSPPFRRFSVPLSRRLSSILPGFPRLLTRPATAGSCASSPSSASPLSAFFSSRALSSLSTQVTPEGTMAGTAEAVSSGSATATETEKKTQEQQHIVLKPTKQPVEKHRLDYKPADFLIDFVDLDFDLNDERTKVTSTLTLHRRSRTPPADLMLDGEDLELESVELDGQALALRSAETQKQEKKEVYSLDVDGRLVLSQSLLPAEAEKKFVLKTVVYIKPKENLQLMGLYKSGALLVTQCEAEGFRRITYFLDRPDVMSLFRVRLAADAKKCSVLLSNGNLVQSGKVDGQEGRHFAVFEDPSLKPCYLFALVAGDLKSISDTFTTMSGRNVTVSVFSEPQDSSKLTWALESVVKSMKWDEERFGREYDLDVFNVVCAKDFNMGAMENKGLNIFNAALLLADPKTTTDAEYQRILNVVGHEYFHNWTGNRVTCRDWFQLTLKEGLTVFRDQLFTADMCSAAVKRIEDVIFLRSRQFAEDSGPMAHPIRPETYIAMDNFYTATVYDKGAEVIRMYHTLLGEQGFRRGMDLYFQRHDGQAVTCDDFRAAMADANGRDFSQFGRWYFQAGTPEIEVVKAEYDTATKKYVLTLKQRTPPTPGQPEKMPFHIPVKVGLIGRTSKTDLLKPATKVLELTEAEQTFELEDVPEDCVLSFLRDFSAPVKVINPHQTDDDIAFLMAHDSDDFSKWQAAHTLAAGLLKQRAEAWREKQGAGVVFEPLPKTYLDAFKQTLLEEGRDKSVQAYTLRLPDRESVAQDMKPIDPEALKEAAESIRREVGGLLKQQLLKVYDSLAGSEQGKESRDQDEVARRRLRNVILFFLTGEKNKEAAALAMKHFRSAKGMTEKYAALCILADMESPERTEALEQFYKDAEGDALVLDKWFAVQALADLPNVTATVKALQAHPDFTAKNPNRLRALVFSFTRNPQFHSKDGAGYALLADAVLEVDSFNPQIAARGAGAFLPWKKYDAIRQREMLKQLRRIAQSPGLSPDTLEIVQKALAGAEEEPKN; from the exons ATGAGGCGGAGCTTCCCTCTGGTGTCGCggtcgttttcctctcttgcTCGCCAGCACGGCGCCGCTGTGCGAAGGAAGAGAGGCGACAAGGACGAAGGCAGTGCTCGGGGTGTCCTCGCGATGTGTAAAGAAGTGAGTTGGCGGAGTCTCGGCGCGCTTTTGCTGCGAAGCCGCTCCAGTTTCTCCTGCGTGCGAGTCTTTGGAGCggcagaaaaggaggaaggcgcctcGACCcgggcgaagagagaggaggaaattGGCTCTGTTGAGCAAGAACTCCTTTCTAGCTCATTTGCTGCTGAGGAAAGAGGCAGCAGACTCGATGGCGGTCTGCTCAGGGCCCACTACCGTTCTCTCTGGCTCAaaaacgcggcggcggccgcagcagatgGAAAGGGGGCACGCGGAACAAGACGACGCACCCCGTCTCGCGGCGTGGCGTGTGTCAggggcttcggcggcggcctgatcgcgcggcggcaagaGAGAAATGAGACAGAAAACACGCAGGAGTCTTTCGAACCTGCCTTTCCTGTACTGAGCAATTTATCCGTGTTCCAAAGAACCACGGGAAGAGCAGCATTGCCTCAAAACGAGCGTGCGAAGTCGCCTGTCGACGCCTCCCAACGAACACCCACCAGAAGCGCGTCACTCGCTGAAGGCGTCACTGGCAccgggtgtatgtacacctcgTCACAACTGAGTCCACTGCGTTcgctttccttttctcctccACAACCGGCAGGAACCGACACCTTGCGGTCTTTCGCGACGGAAGTCAAGCCCCTTGAGTGTCGCACGACGAAAAATCACGAAAACCTGTGCTTAGgacacacacgcgaaagCGAAGACCTTGCGGCCGACCAACGGGCACAGGACGAGGTCTTCACACCAACACCTGCCATCGTCGGGCTGAGTAGTTTCCCCTCTACTCGTTTCTCTGCTCCTTCTcactttttctctcctctctctcgcgaccACCTTTCCGAGTGGTGTGCGTCGGCTTCAACGCCTTCGGCGAAAAGTTCTCCCTTGCGTGCGAGCGGCCGTTCGCACGTGACGTCGTCCGCCGGGCTCGTCGAGTCGACTTCGGCTCTCACGCCGGCATCTTTTCCGCCCTCGCAGAcctgtgcgtctctctccgctccccgttctctccttttctcgcggccttcggcagCGCTGCTCACTGTGGCGTGCTGCGTGCTCACGTCGTCGTGTCCGTCCTTGCCAGTCGCGGCCTCTGGGTGCACGCAGCACTCGCTGTCTACGCTCGCGGCTTCATCGCCcgttcttcgcttcctctcttctcccgccttccgcctcgggAGACCTGAACAACAACttccgtcgtctgcctcgcaaGAAGccgcctgccgtcgcccggGTGTGGACGCTGTCAACCGCCGCACCTCGTTCTTGGTTAGCGCTGCGCGACAGCAGGTCTCACCTTTCGCGCGCTCTGTTTCTCACGGTTCCCCTCCTTTTCGACGGTTTTCCGTGCCCTtatcgcggcgtctctcctcgaTTCTACCTGGTTTCCCTCGCCTGCTGACACGCCCGGCGACCGCTGGCAGCtgtgcgtcttctccctcttccgcATCCCCCCTCTcggcgtttttctcctcgcgcgcgctgtccTCTCTGTCCACCCAAGTCACACCGGAAGGCACCATGGCAGGCACTGCAGAAGCCGTGAGCTCGGGGTCCGCCACAGCGACCGAGACCGAAAAGAAGACCcaggagcagcagcacaTCGTCCTGAAGCCTACAAAGCAGCCCGTCGAAAAACACCGCTTGGACTACAAGCCGGCCGACTTCCTCATCGACTTTGTCGACCTCGACTTCGATCTCAACGATGAGAGAACAAAG GTGACCTCGACGCTGACGCTGCACCGTCGGTCCCggacgccgcccgcagacTTGATgctcgacggcgaggacCTCGAGCTGGAGAGTGTGGAGCTCGACGgccaggcgctcgcgcttcgctctgcggagacgcagaagcaggagaagaaggaggtcTACTCGCTGGACGTCGACGGCCGGCTCGTTCTGTCGCAGAGTCTGCTcccggcggaggccgagaagAAATTCGTCCTCAAAACGGTTGTCTACATCAAGCCGAAGGAGAATCTGCAGCTTATGGGCCTGTATAAATCCGGCGCGCTCCTCGTCACCCAGTGCGAGGCCGAAGGGTTCCGCCGCATCACCTACTTCCTCGACCGACCTGACGTCATGTCGCTCTTCCGA gtgcgcctcgcggcggacgcgaagaaaTGCTCGGTGCTGCTGAGCAACGGCAACCTGGTGCAGTCGGGGAAGGTCGACGGCCAAGAGGGGCGCcacttcgccgtcttcgaaGATCCTTCGCTGAAGCCTTGCTACTTgttcgccctcgtcgcgggCGACCTCAAGTCCATCAGCGACACATTCACAACCATG AGCGGCCGCAACGTCACAGTCTCTGTGTTTTCTGAGCCGCAAGACAGCAGCAAGCTGACCtgggcgctggagagcgtGGTCAAGTCGATGAAGTGGGATGAGGAGCGCTTCGGGCGCGAGTACGACCTAGATGTCTTCAACGTGGTCTGCGCGAAGGACTTCAACATGGGCGCGATGGAGAACAAAGGGCTCAACATCTTCAACGcagcgctcctcctcgccgatCCGAAGACCACCACGG ATGCCGAGTACCAGCGCATCCTGAACGTCGTCGGTCACGAGTACTTCCACAACTGGACTGGCAACCGCGTCACGTGCCG GGACTGGTTCCAGTTGACGCTGAAGGAAGGTCTGACAGTCTTCCGCGACCAGCTCTTCACAGCGGACATGTGCTCAGCCGCAGTGAAGCGCATCGAGGACGTCAttttcctccgcagccgacAGTTCGCAGAGGACAGCGGGCCTATGGCGCACCCGATTCGCCCCGAAACCTACATCGCCATGGATAATTTCTACACCGCCACCGTCTACGACAAGGGCGCCGAAGTCATCCGCAT GTACCACACGCTGCTGGGCGAGCAAGGCTTCCGCAGGGGCATGGATCTGTATTTCCAGCGACACGATGGGCAGGCAGTCACCTGCGACGACTTCCGCGCGGCGATGGCGGACGCGAACGGGCGCGACTTCTCGCAGTTCGGCCGCTGGTACTTCCAAGCCGGAACGCCGGAGATCGAAGTCGTCAAGGCGGAGTATGACACCGCGACGAAGAAGTACGTGCTCACGCTCAAGCAGCGCACGCCGCCCACCCCGGGGCAGCCTGAGAAGATGCCGTTCCACATTCCGGTCAAAGTCGGCCTCATCGGAAGAACCTCGAAAACCGACCTCCTCAAACCCGCCACAAAG GTGTTGGAGCTGACGGAGGCGGAGCAGACGTTTGAGTTAGAAGACGTTCCCGAGGACTGCGTGCTTTCGTTCTTGCGGGATTTTTCAGCGCCGGTCAAGGTGATCAACCCGCACCAGACCGACGACGACATCGCGTTCCTCATGGCGCATGACTCTGACGATTTCTCAAAGTGGCAAGCTGCACATACGCTCGCCGCGGGACTCctgaagcagcgcgcggaagcctggcgcgagaagcagggcgcaggcgtcgtcttcgAGCCTCTCCCCAAAACGTACCTCGACGCCTTCAAGCAGACGCTTCTCGAGGAAGGACGCGACAAGTCTGTCCAG GCCTacacgctgcggctgccagATCGCGAGAGTGTCGCTCAAGACATGAAGCCGATCGATCCCGAGGCGCtgaaggaggccgcggagtcgATTCGCCGTGAAGTCGGCGGTCTGCTcaagcagcagctcctcaaGGTGTACGACAGCCTCGCTGGATCCGAGCAGGGGAAGGAAAGCAGAGATCAGGACGAGGTTGCCAG gcgtcgtctgcgcaaTGTgattctcttcttcttgacgggcgagaaaaacaaggaggcggcggcgctcgccatGAAGCACTTCCGCTCCGCGAAGGGCATGACGGAGAAGTACGCGGCGCTGTGCATCCTCGCCGACATGGAGTCTCCCGAGCGCACCGAGGCCCTCGAGCAGTTCTACAAGGACGCAGAGG gcgacgcactCGTGCTGGATAAGTGGTTCGCCGTTCAGGCGCTGGCTGACCTGCCGAACGTGACGGCGACGgtgaaggcgctgcaggcgcatcCGGACTTCACTGCGAAGAATCCGAATCGTCTACGTGCGTTGGTCTTTTCCTTCACGCGCAATCCGCAGTTCCACAGCAAAGACGGCGCGGGATACGCActcctcgccgacgcggTGCTCGAGGTCGACAGCTTCAATCCGCagatcgccgcgcgcggggctggcgccttcctcccctGGAAGAAATACGACGCCATCCGTCAGCGCGAGATGCtcaagcagctgcgccgcatcGCGCAGAGCCCTGGCCTCTCGCCCGACACGCTGGAAATCGTGCAaaaggcgctcgccggcgccgaggaggagccgaAGAACTAA